One Gossypium hirsutum isolate 1008001.06 chromosome A08, Gossypium_hirsutum_v2.1, whole genome shotgun sequence genomic window, AAAGGAAAATCGAAAACACATCTTgagaaaatggtttttttttaaaaatgctttCTACGAAATGCATTTTCTTTTAACATGATAGCTTCTTTGATTATacagtcaaataataataattccatccttgagtctcAGGTTCAATTCCTTTTCTAAcaacatttgtattttttatttcatattgtttcaagtttttattttatttttaattaatgtttttaattaataaatataccatttttaggtttttttattttcaattcatctttttaatcaataaatcttttatttatataaataaaataataaatatgtaattatataataaaaatatatgttatatattgtTGAGTATGTCttatatttcaatcaaatttgagagataatctctgtttatttgtttcagtggAACTctaattagtttagattattttattattatccgacctacaaatttagcttataaatagactcttttccAACATTAGAAAAAATACCCATTAAAGATTAGAACTTATAACACTTTGGagaattttgtttatattttgagggttctttattttcgggtttaggggtttagtttttatctcaatattttgtactctttgtttttTTTGTCCATTACAGTAAAATTATCTGTACTTgtggttttttattctctttggaaatgtttttccacgttaaatttgtttgttcaaattctcaatttcttctgttACTTTTTTACTTCTTCATTACTTAATTGGGTTCCccaacatatatattattatgttaaaaatatttttaattaataactcttttatttatataaataaaataataaatatatatttttatatttatcattatgttaaatatattttattttttaaaaaacatcaactaatttttttaatatatttcttttttatatataatatttatatgtcaaatatttattttctccacctACATTATGGGTGtggtgatttctaatattataaaatcaaataattatttcaaatattattatttttatatataaaatatttcaaatataattgttTTTATCTACATTGTGGGTATAGtatattctaatattataaaatcaattaattatttcaaatatcattatttttagtaaatataatttttatatgcgaaatatttatttttcaactcatatcatgagtgtagtaaattttagtattatatatttttgtatgtgtatttgaaataattatttgaaatatttcacatataaacataatgatatttggataattaattgaaatatttcacatataaaaatattttaaatatcatacttacaatgtagatgaaaaaacaatgatatttgaaatattttacatataaaaaataataatatttgaaatgattatttaattttataatattagaaattatCATACCTACAATTTAggtgaagaaaataaatattttatataaataaaaatatatataaaaaactagttaatttttttaaaaataaaatatatttttattatataattattaatttatttatataataaaggagttattaattaaaaatacttttaacataatgaaatataatatatatttttattatataattacatatttattattttaattatataaataaaaggattattagttaaaaatgaattaaaaataaaaaaactgaaaaataatatatttaaaaactttaaacaatgtgaaatagaaaattagcggaattaaaatattaaaagcgCTTTTCAAAAAGATATATTTTTTGAAACGAATTGTTGGTTTCTCTTCCTAAAAACATATATttctttgaatttaaaaaaagcgaaataatttactaaataatttaaaaaaacgattttttttttcgaattttccATTACCTCGCCATCAAGGAAAAAAAAATGTGAGGAAGTCTCTAGAACTTGGGTCAGGCATGGATGATGTGACGAAAACATGACATGTAAGCTTATAAAACCCTAAGAAGCGAATCGGGGCTTTAGATTTAGTTGCTTTGTGTAGCCAAACGCTTCCTTACTTTGATTCTATCGTCGATTCAAAGCAGCTTTCTTATCCATGGCGTCTACATTTTTGGCACTACCCAAAACCTTCACTTCAAACAAGCCTACCTTCTCTTCTCTTTCAACCCACAAACTTCCCGGTTAGTTTACGTTAGCCTTAGCCTTAGGCTCTCTTTTCTACAAAATCTCTCCCTTTGtattgtttagattttttttcctaATCGGTTTCTCTTTGTACTTTGGGTTTCAAGCAGGGACTCGAAGAAATTCACTTAGAATCAATGCTGTGGCCACTAAATGGGAGCCCACCAAggtatttttgtttaatttcataATCTGAGTTAGCTAAAGACGATTTAATTTGTATTTGTAAACACATGTtctaaatttactttttttttttcaggtTGTTCCTCAAGCTGACAGAGTTCTTATCCGTCTCCAAGAATTACCCGAGGTATATATTGGTTACTTATCCATTTCTGTTTAGTACTGAAGTTGCTTGTTCTAACTGGTTGGGTTATCCCAAATCCGGGTTTCTTTAGTTTCAAGCTTGTTCCTTTAAATGCAACTATGAGAATTGTTTGTTTCCTGTTCTCTGAGTTTATATGAAAATTGGGTTACATAACGTTGCTATTCTTAATTGATGTTGGTTTTACTACTCTATATTTAGATTGTTAAGTAGTTTTATTAAGTGAGTTTGTATCTTGTTAACTCTTGACATTAACTCAGTGAAGCACTTTTAAGCATAGAAGTATATTTACATGATGACTTATTGGTGGATGAATGCACATTTCTAGGCTGTGGTGTATAAACTTGTAAATCATTAGCTCTCTTTGACAGATTATCTACTTTGTGTTAGTGTCAAGTGATGAATATCTTCTGTTTTGTCCCCCTATTGTTGCCAATTGTTGAGCAAATGAATTGCAATTTTTATACCACAGAAATCAGCTGGTGGAGTTTTGTTGCCCAAATCAGCTGTCAAGTTTGAGAGGTACCTCATGGGGGAGGTATGATGACAATTTGTTCAATATCTTTTTCCCCTTTTCAAATGAATGCTTGAGATGTCTTAATTCATTTTATGATTTCCACTTCAGATAGTTTCGGTCGGTGCGGAAGTAGGAAACGTGGAAACTGGAAAGAAGGTAAACGAATTCAGGAATTTTCTGAGCAATCTTATGCTAAGTGATGCCTGTCAAAATACTGCCATTTTCGTATGTAGTTATTCTTCTAATACAATCTAAAAGAATTCCTATACTTATGCAGGTTCTTTTCTCGGATATAAATGCTTATGAGGTTAGTTAGCATTcctttttgatgaaaatatgtctTATATGTCGACATTCAGCCTAGTTAGAAAAGAAATTCTGGTAACTTGCAAGTTTAGCAGTAAGACTATGACCAACTATTAAAATGATGGTATCTGTTATAGCGATGAATGGCTTTTTAGGCATAATCTCTGGTTCATTCATCGGCCGTAGGTTTCTTTGACTAACATAATAGTAATGTTAtatttcaaaaagttgggtgcaCTGCACATGAGGGTTCTAAAATGCTATTGTGTTGTTTGCAGGTGGATTTGGGAACAGATACTAAGCATGTGTTTTGTAAAGAGAGTGACTTGTTAGCTGAAGTTGATTGAAGTTTTTTCTGGTGTTTTGTTCTAAGATGAAGAATCAATTGTATTTCAGAATTTAGCGGTTTTTAATTGCAATTATAATGTTCTTCAGCTGCTGCTACATTTATGTTAGTAACTTATTGGAGATGATAATAATTGTTTAAATGTTAAGAAAGCTTGGTGTTCTTAAACATGCCTCCATAAAATCTTTGGGGGAAAAATATGAAATCATTAAAATTCGACTCCATGGGAGTTGTGAAATCCATCAACTATTTTGAATCTATTGATTTTTCAACAAATTCTGGAAGATATTTTCCTGTTCTAACAAATAACTTGAAACGTTATGCATCATGTAATTTCTTGTTCTACAAGTATGTCATGTAAAAAGTGACACTTCATGTAATTTCTTAAAAACTTTGGCATTCTACAAGTGATACGTTATGTAAACTCCTAAAACTtttgggtaaaaaaaaattaattttgaaagacTTTCTTGCAAGTGTTGTACTAACTTCAAACATAAGATTTTTTGGCACCTGAGTTTTTTATTAGATTCTTTATTTTGGGCGCCCGAGATAAGAGCAAATAGAGTGGTGGACTATATTAACAGTGAGGGTCAATGGGAGTCGCGGGCCTGATTGGAGATCGTTCGGTTCATGATCATCAGCACGTTCAAGATACTTGTTGCTGGGGTTTTGAAGCGATGGAAAATTTTTGGTGGGTCGGCTTATGCCATGCTCGCAAAACAGGCGACTCAATTGGATATGGAAATGCTAGTCGATTGGATATGGCAGCTGACTTGTACAGAACGTGTTAGATTCTTCTGTGGTTGATTTTCTTGAATCGTTTGAATATGAACCAGTTTGGTTCCGGAAGTCGATGATCGATAATGCAGCTTGCACAATGTGTGGGGCAGAAGTGGAGTCCGTAGGCCCTATTTTCTGCTAGTGTTTGGCAGCGAAAGAACTTTGGCTGGCTCTCCTGGTTGAACAATGACAACGAGAGTTTTTCTCACTGCAGGTTGCAGCAAAATTGTGGTAAGTTTCAGTTAGCAAACTTTTTCTTGCCTAGGGGTGTCTTTGTTTGTAACTGCCTTGTAGAGCTTGTGAAAGTGTCTAAATAAGTTTAATATCCAAGGTCATACTTACTCTGTGGTGCAAATCTTAAGCTATGCTCAGAAATTTGCAAGTGACATCAGCAAAGCTATGAACTCGGTTAGAAACGATGGCATGCAGGAATTTGCATTTTGAATATTGATGGAGCAGTTAAATCGCTTCTGCTGGAGGGTTATTACGAGACGAGACAATGAATTGGGTTGGGGGTTTTATGCTGAAAATTGGATTGACAGAATGGAACTTTGGGGGTCCGAATGGGATTATGCCTTGCAAAGTCATTGCGCTGATCGTCGAACTTATGCATTACTAGTGGCTCAGTTTTTGAAAAGATTCAGTGAGAATTATCACCCAATTAAAGATTGTTTAGACTCTAACCAGTGAAGGGTGAGTAGTAGAAGTTGGGACACATTTTTGGTCAAGGGAACGGATGACTTGGCCAATTTAACACAAGATTTGAGCGTGAATATGTTGAATCTTGATGAGCCTCCTTCAAGTCCGTAGTGGCAATAGTAGTGGAAGAAATTATGAAGAAAAGCAATATGGATTTACTTGTAAGCAAAGGTGGGATTGATTTGTAATAATAGCGTAGGAACACCAATTAATTGGGGGCGGCTACTTGCATAATTTGGAGCAATCTCATTCTTTAATCTTCAGTAACCATTTTTGGGAAGCCAACAAAAGCATGTATTAGAAACCATTTTACAAGTAATGTAGATGTAAATTCACAGCTACTCCACCCAAAAATATCTATTTTCTTTTTAccaatgtttttaatttaaggtaattattaaaaatcaaaatataaattatatagttAACTAAACATTGTTATTATTGTGATAATTTAAAGGATACAACTTCAAACATATAAGCGtgtaatattttctattttaaagataataaattatgcttaatttaaatattatatataaaaaaatacttggttgataaatgtactttaataaaatttgagattttattcaaccatttaaaaagttaaaagttacactcttatattttatttacaattcaattgttGTCGTcattagtatttatttttgtcaaaatttgctTACAATTATATTTACTAAGCTTATAATGATTTCTTTTAAAGTTGGTATAATTACGTGACGagcaaataaatttattattttaaaatataataaattaaattttaaatttcattcgagtacaaaatagatttttataaaaaaaattaatattaaaatctgACATTCCAAATTAATAGCACCCTTCGCTATATATGTAAGTATCATGATGTCCAAGACCAACAGCAACAAAGATTACAAAACCTTACGACCAAACTTAATAAACAGATATGAGGCAAACCTTGTCTTCTTCCTTTGTCATCCCTCTCTTTCTCcgcattttcttcttctttgtctCTATTTCAACCTCCCATGGCTTAACCGCCACCAATGACAGTCTCATACGCAAGACCTGCAAGAAATGCGCCCAAAGCGACCCAAACCTCAGCTACAATTTCTGCGTCACCTCTCTTCAAGCAGCTCCCCACAGCCACTGCGCCAACGACCTTCGCCAACTCGGCAAGATTTCCATCACCCTACTCGGCCGCAACGTAACCAACACAAGGTCTCACATTAAGGAACTGTTGAAGAACCGAAAACAGATGGACCCTTTCGTCAGATCATGCTTGCACGATTGCTTTGATCTTTATTCCGATGCTATCCCTACAACCACACAGGCCCTCCAAGATTACAAGGCCAAGCACTACGACGATGCTAACATTGATGTGAGTTCGGTGATGGATGCTACTACAACTTCTGAAGATGGGTTCAAGGAAAAAGAAGGCGTGGTTTCGCCATTGACGAAGAGGAACAACGATGCCTTCATGTTGTCTGCTATTTCGCTTTCCATTATTAACATGATTCGCTTGAATGGTGATTCAATTTAATTGTTTCTTTGTGTTTTTTCTAATATTCTTCGACAAAGTTTTTAGGGAAGCTTTCATTGAAGCCAACTTTGAAGATTGAAGAGTAACTAGTAATTTATTTTTGTCTTGAAGTTTACAATTAATACTCTGGTAGTTAGTGTTCTTGATGATGTAGTTTTAATGTTGATCACATTAatccaaagaataaatgaattatatttgtGCTTTCATCCTGCTTAAACTAGAATTGAGattgatttaattttaagtaaGTTGTATCATTTTAGATTTAAGTAATTATAAGTTCGAGTTGTTTTGAACTAGTAATTccaattcaaaattcaattttttaaatggGGTCATTAGGATTTTTGATCATTTTAAGTTTTAGACACTTCAAGTTCAAACAATTTCGTGTCTTAATTAATTTTGGTTAGAggtaattcatttttttatttcaaattcaaatCATTCCATGTTATTATCATTTTGAGCTGAGTTAATTTGGATTCGAATTTTCAAATTATTGATCTTTTTTATGATTACATATTCAAGATTAGATACGAAAAAAGTTGGATCACAAACAAATGAACAATACCAGCAAAT contains:
- the LOC107929657 gene encoding putative invertase inhibitor, which produces MRQTLSSSFVIPLFLRIFFFFVSISTSHGLTATNDSLIRKTCKKCAQSDPNLSYNFCVTSLQAAPHSHCANDLRQLGKISITLLGRNVTNTRSHIKELLKNRKQMDPFVRSCLHDCFDLYSDAIPTTTQALQDYKAKHYDDANIDVSSVMDATTTSEDGFKEKEGVVSPLTKRNNDAFMLSAISLSIINMIRLNGDSI
- the LOC107929630 gene encoding 10 kDa chaperonin 1, chloroplastic, producing the protein MASTFLALPKTFTSNKPTFSSLSTHKLPGTRRNSLRINAVATKWEPTKVVPQADRVLIRLQELPEKSAGGVLLPKSAVKFERYLMGEIVSVGAEVGNVETGKKVLFSDINAYEVDLGTDTKHVFCKESDLLAEVD